A section of the Metasolibacillus fluoroglycofenilyticus genome encodes:
- the cysK gene encoding cysteine synthase A codes for MSKLANSIADLVGRTPIVKLNNATGENEGTVYVKLEYFNPGSSVKDRLALAMIEAAEKDGTLQAGGTIIEPTSGNTGIGLAMIAAAKGYKAILVMPETMSLERRNLLRAYGAELVLTPGPEGMKGAIAKAESLSKEHGYFLPQQFENEANAEIHRLTTGPEIVEAFEGLKLDAFVAGIGTGGTITGAGEVLKEKYPEIEIIAVEPQDSPVLSGGNPGPHKIQGIGAGFVPKVLNTEVYSSVFTVENETAFEVARKVAREEGILCGISSGAAIHAAIETAKRLGAGANVLAVVPSNGERYLSTPLYQFED; via the coding sequence ATGAGTAAATTAGCAAATTCAATTGCAGATTTAGTAGGTCGTACACCGATTGTTAAGTTAAATAACGCAACTGGTGAAAACGAAGGCACAGTATATGTTAAGTTAGAATACTTCAATCCAGGCAGCTCTGTAAAGGATCGTCTTGCTTTAGCGATGATTGAAGCAGCGGAAAAAGACGGAACATTGCAAGCGGGCGGTACGATTATTGAGCCGACAAGTGGGAACACAGGTATCGGTTTAGCGATGATTGCAGCAGCAAAGGGCTATAAAGCAATTTTAGTTATGCCTGAAACGATGAGCTTAGAGCGCCGTAACTTACTTCGCGCGTATGGTGCAGAATTAGTACTTACACCGGGTCCAGAAGGAATGAAAGGTGCAATTGCTAAGGCGGAGAGCTTATCGAAGGAGCATGGTTATTTTTTACCGCAGCAATTCGAAAACGAAGCAAATGCTGAAATTCATCGTTTAACGACGGGTCCAGAAATCGTAGAGGCATTTGAGGGCTTAAAGTTAGATGCATTTGTAGCGGGCATCGGTACAGGTGGAACAATTACTGGTGCAGGGGAAGTGCTAAAAGAGAAGTATCCAGAAATTGAAATTATTGCAGTAGAACCACAGGATTCACCAGTGCTTTCTGGCGGTAATCCAGGTCCACATAAAATCCAAGGTATCGGTGCAGGTTTCGTCCCTAAGGTATTAAATACAGAAGTGTACAGCTCTGTATTTACTGTTGAAAACGAAACGGCATTTGAAGTAGCTCGCAAAGTAGCTCGTGAAGAAGGTATTTTATGCGGTATTTCTTCGGGCGCAGCGATTCACGCAGCAATCGAAACAGCTAAGCGTCTAGGTGCAGGAGCAAATGTATTAGCTGTTGTTCCATCAAATGGCGAACGTTATTTATCGACACCGTTATATCAATTTGAAGATTAA